The Pseudomonas allokribbensis genome has a window encoding:
- the pqqB gene encoding pyrroloquinoline quinone biosynthesis protein PqqB has translation MFVQILGSAAGGGFPQWNCNCVNCAGFRDGSLNAKARTQSSIAISDDGVNWVLCNASPDIRAQLQGFAPMQPGRALRDTGISAIILMDSQIDHTTGLLSLREGCPHQVWCTDMVHEDLSTGFPLFTMLKHWNGGLDWNRIELDQSFTVAACPNLRFTPLPLRSAAPPYSPHRFDPHPGDNIGLIVEDLSTGGKLFYAPGLGKVDAPLLDIMAGSDCVLVDGTMWDDDEMQRRGVGTRTGREMGHLAQNGPGGMLEVLEQLPEQRKVLIHINNTNPILDEDSPERAELVRRNVEVAYDGMSIVL, from the coding sequence ATGTTCGTCCAGATTCTGGGTTCGGCCGCCGGTGGCGGTTTTCCGCAGTGGAACTGCAACTGCGTCAATTGCGCCGGTTTTCGCGACGGCAGCCTGAATGCCAAGGCCCGCACCCAATCGTCCATTGCCATCTCCGATGACGGCGTGAACTGGGTGCTGTGCAACGCCTCGCCGGACATCCGCGCGCAGCTTCAGGGCTTCGCCCCGATGCAACCGGGCCGAGCCCTGCGTGACACCGGCATCAGCGCGATCATCCTGATGGACAGCCAGATCGACCACACCACCGGCCTGCTCAGCCTGCGCGAAGGCTGCCCGCATCAGGTCTGGTGCACGGACATGGTCCACGAAGACCTGAGCACCGGTTTCCCGTTGTTCACCATGCTCAAGCACTGGAACGGCGGGCTGGACTGGAACCGCATCGAACTCGACCAGAGCTTCACCGTCGCCGCCTGCCCGAACCTGCGCTTCACCCCGCTGCCGTTGCGCAGTGCGGCACCGCCCTATTCGCCACACCGTTTCGACCCGCACCCGGGCGACAACATTGGCCTGATCGTCGAAGACCTCAGCACCGGCGGCAAACTGTTCTATGCCCCGGGCCTGGGCAAGGTCGACGCGCCGTTGCTGGACATCATGGCCGGCAGCGACTGCGTGCTGGTGGACGGGACGATGTGGGACGACGATGAAATGCAGCGCCGTGGCGTCGGTACCCGCACCGGTCGCGAAATGGGCCACCTGGCGCAGAACGGCCCCGGCGGCATGCTCGAAGTGCTGGAACAGCTTCCCGAGCAGCGCAAGGTGCTTATCCACATCAACAACACCAACCCGATTCTCGACGAAGACTCCCCGGAGCGCGCGGAACTGGTGCGACGCAATGTTGAAGTGGCGTATGACGGCATGAGCATTGTCCTGTAA
- the pqqA gene encoding pyrroloquinoline quinone precursor peptide PqqA, which produces MAWTKPAYTDLRIGFEVTMYFASR; this is translated from the coding sequence ATGGCCTGGACCAAACCTGCTTACACCGACCTGCGCATCGGCTTCGAAGTCACCATGTACTTCGCCAGCCGCTGA
- the pqqD gene encoding pyrroloquinoline quinone biosynthesis peptide chaperone PqqD, protein MSFDRSKTPTWRPGYRFQYEPAQKGHVLLYPEGMIKLNESAALIGGLIDGERDVAAIIAELDRQFPGVPELGDDIEQFMEVARAQHWIELA, encoded by the coding sequence ATGAGTTTCGACCGCAGCAAGACCCCGACCTGGCGTCCCGGCTACCGTTTCCAGTACGAACCGGCGCAGAAAGGCCATGTGCTGCTGTACCCGGAAGGCATGATCAAGCTCAATGAAAGCGCCGCGCTGATCGGCGGCCTGATCGACGGTGAGCGGGATGTCGCGGCGATCATCGCCGAACTCGACAGACAGTTCCCCGGCGTGCCCGAGCTCGGTGACGACATCGAGCAATTCATGGAGGTTGCCCGTGCGCAGCACTGGATCGAACTTGCCTGA
- a CDS encoding YqaE/Pmp3 family membrane protein: MDFIRIIIAILLPPLGVFLQVGFGGAFWLNILLTLCGYIPGIVHAVYIIAKR, from the coding sequence ATGGACTTCATTCGAATCATCATCGCCATTCTGTTGCCGCCACTGGGTGTGTTTCTGCAGGTCGGGTTCGGCGGTGCGTTCTGGCTGAACATTCTGCTGACGCTGTGCGGCTACATCCCGGGGATCGTGCATGCGGTGTACATCATCGCCAAGCGCTGA
- the pqqE gene encoding pyrroloquinoline quinone biosynthesis protein PqqE: protein MRSTGSNLPESSVQVPAKPEVGLPLWLLAELTYRCPLQCPYCSNPLDFAEQGKELSTEQWIKVFREAREMGAAQLGFSGGEPLVRQDLAELIREARQLGFYTNLITSGIGLTEQKISDFKKAGLDHIQISFQASDEQVNNLLAGSKKAFAQKLEMARAVKAHGYPMVLNFVTHRHNIDKIDRIIELCIALEADFVELATCQFYGWAQLNRVGLLPTKEQLVRAERITNEYRAKLEAEGHPCKLIFVTPDYYEERPKACMNGWGSLFLTVTPDGTALPCHGARQLPVQFPNVRDHSMQHIWYDSFGFNRFRGYDWMPEPCRSCDEKEQDFGGCRCQAFMLTGDASNADPVCSKSEHHGVILKAREEAEHATQTIEQLAFRNERNSRLIAKG, encoded by the coding sequence GTGCGCAGCACTGGATCGAACTTGCCTGAGTCATCGGTGCAAGTCCCGGCCAAACCGGAAGTCGGCCTGCCGCTGTGGCTGCTCGCCGAGCTGACTTACCGCTGCCCGCTGCAATGCCCGTACTGCTCCAATCCGCTGGATTTCGCCGAGCAGGGCAAAGAGCTGAGCACCGAGCAGTGGATCAAGGTATTTCGCGAAGCGCGGGAGATGGGCGCGGCGCAACTGGGCTTCTCCGGCGGCGAGCCGCTGGTACGCCAGGACCTCGCCGAGCTGATCCGGGAAGCGCGCCAGTTGGGTTTCTACACCAACCTGATCACCTCTGGCATCGGCCTGACCGAGCAGAAGATCAGCGACTTCAAGAAAGCCGGGCTCGACCACATCCAGATCAGTTTCCAGGCCAGCGACGAGCAAGTGAACAACCTCCTCGCCGGCTCGAAAAAAGCCTTCGCGCAGAAACTGGAAATGGCGCGCGCCGTGAAGGCCCACGGCTATCCGATGGTGCTGAACTTCGTCACCCATCGGCACAACATCGACAAGATCGACCGCATCATCGAGCTGTGCATCGCGCTCGAAGCGGACTTCGTTGAGCTCGCCACCTGCCAGTTCTACGGCTGGGCGCAGCTCAATCGTGTCGGCCTGTTGCCGACCAAGGAACAACTGGTCCGCGCCGAACGCATCACCAATGAATACCGCGCCAAACTGGAAGCCGAAGGGCATCCGTGCAAGCTGATTTTCGTCACTCCGGACTACTACGAAGAGCGCCCGAAAGCCTGCATGAACGGCTGGGGCAGCCTGTTTCTGACGGTCACGCCGGACGGCACCGCCCTGCCCTGTCATGGCGCCCGACAGCTGCCGGTACAATTTCCCAATGTCCGCGACCACAGCATGCAGCACATCTGGTACGACTCGTTCGGCTTCAACCGCTTTCGCGGTTATGACTGGATGCCCGAGCCGTGCCGCTCCTGCGACGAGAAAGAACAGGACTTCGGCGGCTGCCGCTGCCAGGCGTTCATGCTCACGGGCGATGCCAGCAATGCCGACCCGGTGTGCAGCAAGTCCGAACATCACGGTGTGATCCTCAAGGCCCGCGAAGAAGCCGAGCACGCCACCCAGACCATCGAACAACTGGCCTTTCGCAATGAACGAAACTCGCGCCTCATCGCCAAAGGCTGA
- the pqqC gene encoding pyrroloquinoline-quinone synthase PqqC, protein MTDTPLSHAEFEAALRAKGAYYHIHHPYHVAMYEGRATREQIQGWVANRFYYQVNIPLKDAAILANCPDREIRREWIQRLLDHDGAPGEDGGIEAWLRLGQAVGLDPDQLRSQELVLPGVRFAVDAYVNFARRASWQEAASSSLTELFAPQIHQSRLDSWPQHYPWIDPAGYEYFRTRLGQARRDVEHGLAITLEHYKTREGQERMLEILQFKLDILWSMLDAMSMAYELNRPPYHSVTDQRVWHKGIAL, encoded by the coding sequence ATGACCGACACCCCGCTGTCCCACGCCGAATTCGAAGCGGCCCTGCGCGCCAAGGGCGCCTATTACCACATTCATCACCCGTATCACGTGGCGATGTATGAAGGCAGGGCCACCCGCGAGCAGATCCAGGGCTGGGTCGCCAACCGTTTCTACTATCAGGTGAACATCCCCCTGAAAGACGCGGCAATTCTGGCCAACTGCCCGGATCGCGAAATCCGCCGCGAGTGGATTCAGCGCCTGCTCGACCACGACGGCGCCCCAGGCGAAGACGGCGGCATCGAAGCCTGGCTGCGTCTCGGCCAGGCCGTCGGCCTCGATCCGGATCAACTGCGCTCCCAGGAACTGGTGCTGCCCGGCGTGCGCTTCGCCGTCGACGCCTACGTCAACTTCGCCCGCCGCGCCAGTTGGCAGGAAGCCGCCAGCAGCTCGCTGACCGAGCTGTTCGCGCCGCAGATCCACCAGTCGCGTCTCGACAGCTGGCCGCAGCATTACCCGTGGATCGACCCGGCCGGCTACGAATATTTCCGTACCCGTCTCGGTCAGGCCCGGCGCGATGTCGAGCATGGTCTGGCGATCACGCTGGAACACTACAAGACCCGCGAAGGCCAGGAGCGCATGCTGGAAATTCTCCAGTTCAAACTGGACATCCTTTGGAGCATGCTCGATGCCATGAGCATGGCCTACGAACTGAACCGCCCGCCGTATCACAGCGTCACCGATCAACGGGTCTGGCATAAAGGAATCGCCTTATGA
- a CDS encoding carbon-nitrogen hydrolase family protein yields the protein MRVALYQCPPLPLEPAANLQRLQQLAMEAKGADLLVVPEMFLTGYNIGKEAVATLAEVYNGEWAQQVGRIAKAAGLAILYGYPERTADGQIYNAVQLIDSNGDRLCNYRKTHLFGDLDRSMFSPGDGEFPIVELNGWKLGFLICYDLEFPENARRLALEGAELILVPTANMIPFDFIADVSVRSRAFENQCYVAYANYCGHEGDIHYCGQSSIAAPDGSRIAQAGLDEALIVGELNRQLMVDSRSANRYFNDRRPELYDALNKR from the coding sequence ATGCGTGTAGCCCTTTACCAATGCCCACCGCTGCCTCTGGAACCCGCCGCCAACCTCCAGCGCCTGCAACAACTGGCGATGGAGGCCAAAGGCGCCGACCTGCTGGTGGTGCCGGAAATGTTCCTGACCGGCTACAACATCGGCAAGGAAGCGGTCGCGACGCTGGCCGAGGTCTACAACGGTGAATGGGCGCAACAAGTCGGGCGGATCGCCAAGGCTGCCGGCCTGGCGATTCTCTACGGATACCCCGAGCGCACGGCGGATGGGCAGATTTACAACGCCGTGCAGCTAATCGACTCGAATGGCGATCGCTTGTGCAATTACCGCAAGACGCATCTGTTCGGCGATCTGGATCGTTCGATGTTCAGCCCCGGCGATGGCGAATTTCCCATCGTCGAACTCAACGGCTGGAAGCTCGGGTTCCTGATCTGCTACGACCTGGAGTTCCCGGAGAATGCCCGGCGCCTGGCCCTTGAAGGTGCCGAGCTGATTCTGGTGCCGACGGCGAACATGATTCCTTTTGATTTCATTGCTGATGTTTCCGTGCGCTCCCGCGCTTTCGAAAACCAGTGCTACGTGGCTTACGCCAACTACTGCGGCCACGAAGGCGACATCCATTACTGCGGACAAAGCAGCATTGCTGCGCCGGATGGCAGCCGCATCGCCCAGGCCGGACTGGATGAAGCCTTGATCGTCGGTGAGCTCAATCGCCAGTTGATGGTCGACTCCCGCAGCGCCAACCGCTACTTCAACGACCGCCGCCCCGAACTTTACGACGCGCTCAACAAGCGCTAA
- a CDS encoding S9 family peptidase encodes MNETRASSPKAEPFSATAAVAAGVDFAELQLGAHGLFWNEYRPADAACRIWHWRDGAAKCLTPAGFSVRSRVYEYGGGAFCLTPDGVVFINEADQQLYRQTLDGEPEVLTSGECRYGDLHFADGQVLAVEENGDCHRLVAIDLATGARHRLAEGADFYASPIISPDGQHLAWIEWSRPHQPWTSTRLMLAERTGNGFSAPRCVAGETLEESIQQPRFDANGRLGCLTDRNGYWQPWIESADGLQPLPCAAADHAPAPWQLGGCTWLPTDEGFLASWSEGGFGRLALNGEDFTGDYSRFRHLAVDDQFIYCIAASPISPSAVLAIDRDSREVKVLAGGIAPLPVERISRPQTLRYPSGSGEAHGFFYPATNGDEKPPLVVFIHGGPTSACYPMLDPRIQYWTQRGFAVADLNYRGSSGYGREYRQALHLSWGAVDVEDACAVVAYLNERGMIDGERAFIRGGSAGGYTTLCALAFHHVFRAGASLYGVSDPVALGRATHKFEGDYLDWLIGDPEQDAERYAARTPLLHASNIRVPVIFFQGELDAVVVPQQTRDMVAALEQNGIEVEAHYYADERHGFRRAVNQAHALEQEWRFYRRVMGLAD; translated from the coding sequence ATGAACGAAACTCGCGCCTCATCGCCAAAGGCTGAGCCTTTCAGCGCCACTGCCGCGGTTGCCGCTGGCGTGGATTTCGCCGAATTGCAGCTCGGTGCCCATGGCTTGTTCTGGAATGAATACCGCCCCGCAGACGCCGCATGCCGGATCTGGCACTGGCGCGATGGCGCGGCGAAATGTCTGACGCCTGCAGGTTTCAGCGTTCGCAGCCGGGTGTACGAATATGGTGGTGGGGCGTTTTGTCTGACGCCTGATGGAGTAGTCTTCATCAACGAGGCGGATCAACAGCTGTATCGCCAGACGCTGGATGGAGAGCCCGAGGTTCTGACGTCGGGCGAGTGCCGATATGGTGATCTGCACTTTGCCGATGGGCAGGTGCTGGCCGTTGAAGAGAACGGTGATTGCCATCGGCTAGTGGCCATCGATCTGGCGACTGGTGCCCGCCATAGGCTGGCTGAAGGCGCGGATTTCTACGCCTCGCCAATCATCAGCCCGGATGGTCAGCACCTGGCGTGGATCGAGTGGAGCCGCCCGCATCAACCGTGGACGTCCACCCGTTTGATGCTCGCCGAGCGCACAGGTAATGGATTTTCTGCCCCACGTTGCGTGGCCGGTGAAACGCTTGAAGAGTCGATCCAGCAACCGCGCTTCGATGCCAATGGCCGACTGGGCTGTCTGACCGACCGTAATGGATATTGGCAGCCGTGGATCGAGTCTGCAGACGGCTTGCAACCGCTACCCTGTGCCGCAGCCGATCACGCGCCGGCCCCATGGCAACTCGGCGGCTGCACCTGGCTGCCCACCGACGAAGGCTTTTTGGCGAGCTGGAGCGAAGGCGGTTTTGGTCGCCTCGCGCTCAACGGCGAAGACTTCACCGGCGACTACAGTCGCTTCCGTCATCTGGCTGTCGATGATCAGTTCATTTATTGCATCGCCGCTTCACCGATCAGCCCTTCAGCGGTACTCGCCATTGATCGCGATTCGCGTGAAGTGAAAGTGCTGGCCGGCGGCATTGCACCGCTGCCCGTCGAGCGCATCAGCCGCCCGCAAACCCTGCGCTATCCCAGCGGTTCGGGCGAGGCTCACGGCTTCTTTTACCCGGCCACCAATGGCGATGAGAAACCGCCGTTGGTGGTGTTCATCCATGGCGGCCCGACATCGGCGTGCTACCCGATGCTCGACCCGCGCATCCAGTACTGGACGCAACGCGGCTTCGCCGTTGCCGACCTCAACTACCGTGGCAGCAGCGGCTATGGCCGGGAATACCGGCAAGCGTTGCATCTGAGTTGGGGCGCGGTGGATGTCGAGGATGCCTGTGCGGTAGTGGCTTACCTGAATGAACGCGGCATGATCGACGGCGAGCGTGCATTCATCCGTGGCGGCAGCGCCGGCGGCTACACGACGTTGTGTGCCCTGGCGTTCCATCACGTGTTCCGCGCTGGCGCCAGCCTGTACGGCGTCAGTGACCCGGTCGCCCTGGGCCGCGCGACACACAAGTTCGAAGGCGATTATCTGGACTGGCTGATCGGCGATCCCGAGCAAGACGCCGAACGCTACGCGGCCCGCACGCCGTTGCTGCACGCCAGCAACATTCGCGTACCGGTGATTTTCTTCCAGGGTGAACTGGACGCCGTGGTCGTGCCGCAACAGACCCGCGACATGGTCGCGGCTCTGGAGCAAAACGGCATCGAGGTCGAAGCGCATTACTACGCCGACGAACGTCACGGCTTCCGCCGGGCCGTCAATCAGGCCCATGCGCTGGAGCAGGAGTGGCGCTTCTACCGGCGAGTGATGGGTCTGGCGGACTGA
- the pqqF gene encoding pyrroloquinoline quinone biosynthesis protein PqqF yields MPAPTHPRPHTETLANGLRVTLRHVPGLKRSAAALRVAAGSHDVPLAWPGLAHFLEHLLFLGTERFPASQGLMAYVQGHGGQVNASTRERTTDFFFELPPASFSGGLERLSDMLTHPRMNPDDQLREREVLQAEFVAWSQDVAAQQQEALFEGLSAAHPLRGFHAGNRDSLPVEHAEFQQALKDFHQQFYRTGQMTLSLVGPQSIEELRVLAEQFAAALTAGDKTAQAAPARLMDNPQASYQQVGERRGNLLFALEDLPESSAEALAFLCHWLNSAKPGGLLAHLRQQGLANGLQACVQYQFAGQALLHLQFTAPCGSLDAIREQGLDWLSFFAAQQDWPVLREEYAALHQRQQQVCGALNLARLDSEQLESGLSESAVAALKEILGKIGTVDNFSSHWHLPAANPFLRTAEPLANAGLIRGQTSAHRGLRTFAQDRSRSRRERSPMQFSQALPDNGDEGAVYVRWQMEAAATAELQEKLQRSLREVSDEARQAGVELSFSTTGNQWLLKVTGLQDILPSVLEHALKHLTQVDADSARSEPEEPLMPIRQLLKALPEHGLQSLTTSDDAAHLWTTSRWDGLALGLNPQTQSAMGLALSRIPGTPDNQIPAPSAINAGYLWRQIEGASSEHALLLFCPTASHEIADEATWRLLAHLCQTPFYQRLRVELQLGYAVFSGPRQFHGQTGLLFGVQSPSATAAQLLDHIQQFLDGLPALIEQLDDASLTQQRQTLADQFDDSALSGKDAAEFLWQARLAGHSSDYLAQLRCAIAQLDRPALLAAAQRLIRAEGGWHGLSNNLAPGTPWQAAK; encoded by the coding sequence ATGCCTGCGCCGACTCATCCCCGCCCCCACACCGAAACCCTGGCCAACGGCTTGCGCGTGACCCTGCGTCACGTGCCCGGCCTGAAGCGCAGTGCCGCCGCGTTGCGGGTGGCTGCCGGTAGTCATGACGTGCCGTTGGCGTGGCCGGGACTGGCGCATTTCCTTGAGCATTTGCTGTTTCTCGGCACCGAGCGTTTTCCTGCAAGCCAAGGGCTGATGGCCTACGTGCAAGGTCACGGCGGCCAGGTGAATGCCAGCACCCGCGAGCGCACCACCGATTTCTTCTTTGAGTTGCCGCCAGCGTCCTTCAGCGGAGGGCTGGAGCGTCTGTCAGACATGCTCACCCATCCCCGTATGAATCCGGACGATCAGTTGCGGGAACGGGAAGTGTTGCAGGCAGAGTTTGTCGCGTGGTCCCAGGATGTCGCAGCTCAGCAGCAAGAGGCGCTGTTCGAAGGCTTGTCAGCAGCGCATCCGTTGCGTGGTTTTCATGCCGGGAACCGCGACAGTCTGCCGGTAGAACACGCGGAGTTTCAGCAGGCACTGAAAGACTTCCATCAGCAGTTTTACCGCACGGGGCAGATGACCCTGAGTCTGGTCGGGCCGCAGAGCATTGAAGAGCTGCGAGTGCTGGCCGAACAGTTTGCCGCCGCGCTGACCGCTGGGGATAAAACTGCACAGGCAGCACCAGCTCGCTTGATGGACAACCCACAGGCAAGTTATCAACAGGTCGGCGAGCGGCGCGGCAATCTGCTGTTTGCGCTGGAGGATCTGCCGGAGTCGTCGGCCGAAGCGCTGGCGTTTCTCTGTCACTGGTTGAACAGCGCCAAACCCGGTGGATTGCTCGCGCATTTGCGGCAGCAGGGTCTCGCGAACGGTTTGCAGGCCTGCGTGCAGTACCAGTTCGCAGGGCAGGCGTTGCTGCATCTTCAGTTCACTGCACCCTGCGGGTCACTCGATGCCATTCGCGAGCAAGGGCTGGATTGGCTGAGTTTCTTCGCCGCACAGCAGGACTGGCCGGTATTGCGTGAGGAATATGCGGCGCTGCATCAACGCCAGCAGCAAGTCTGCGGCGCACTGAATCTGGCGCGGCTCGACAGCGAACAACTCGAAAGCGGCTTGTCCGAATCGGCCGTTGCGGCGCTCAAAGAGATTCTCGGCAAAATCGGCACTGTGGATAACTTCAGCAGTCACTGGCATCTGCCGGCTGCCAATCCCTTCTTGCGCACAGCCGAACCGCTGGCCAACGCTGGCCTGATCCGTGGCCAGACCAGCGCCCACCGTGGCTTGCGCACGTTTGCTCAGGACCGCTCGCGCAGCCGCCGTGAGCGCTCGCCGATGCAGTTCAGCCAAGCGCTGCCGGACAACGGGGACGAAGGCGCGGTGTATGTGCGCTGGCAGATGGAAGCGGCGGCTACGGCCGAGCTGCAAGAGAAACTGCAACGCAGTCTGCGGGAAGTGTCGGATGAAGCACGCCAGGCCGGGGTCGAGCTTTCGTTCAGCACCACGGGCAATCAGTGGTTGTTGAAGGTGACCGGTCTGCAGGACATATTGCCCAGCGTCCTCGAACATGCGCTGAAACATCTGACGCAAGTTGATGCCGATTCCGCGCGAAGTGAGCCGGAAGAACCGTTGATGCCGATTCGCCAATTGCTCAAGGCATTACCCGAACACGGCCTGCAATCGCTAACGACGTCTGACGATGCCGCACACCTGTGGACAACTTCCCGCTGGGACGGTCTGGCGCTGGGACTCAACCCACAGACTCAATCCGCCATGGGCCTGGCCCTGAGTCGCATCCCCGGGACACCGGACAATCAAATACCCGCACCATCGGCAATCAACGCCGGATACTTGTGGCGCCAAATCGAAGGGGCTTCCAGCGAACACGCCTTGCTGCTGTTCTGCCCGACCGCCAGCCACGAAATCGCCGATGAAGCCACGTGGCGCCTGCTCGCGCACCTGTGCCAGACGCCGTTCTACCAACGCCTGCGAGTCGAACTGCAACTGGGTTATGCGGTGTTCAGCGGCCCGCGTCAGTTCCACGGCCAGACCGGATTGCTGTTCGGTGTGCAATCGCCCTCGGCTACCGCCGCGCAATTGCTCGACCACATTCAGCAGTTTCTCGATGGCCTGCCAGCCCTGATCGAACAACTCGATGACGCCAGCCTCACCCAGCAACGCCAGACGCTTGCCGATCAGTTCGATGACAGCGCCCTGTCCGGCAAAGATGCGGCCGAGTTCCTGTGGCAGGCCCGACTCGCCGGCCACTCGTCGGATTATCTGGCACAACTGCGCTGCGCCATCGCTCAACTGGATCGCCCGGCATTGCTGGCCGCCGCACAACGCCTGATCCGCGCCGAGGGCGGCTGGCACGGCCTGTCCAACAACCTTGCGCCGGGCACGCCCTGGCAAGCGGCAAAATGA
- a CDS encoding aspartate aminotransferase family protein → MNLFSLRRQTPSLDDLAFETHESDAADGLNAERLMPSVERPQQVFVRGQGSWLWDSNDRAYLDFSQAGGANSLGHSPSALVKAIASQAQALINPGFNLHNRGMLSLAERLCASTSSDQAYLLNSGSEACEAAIKLARKWGQLHRGGASRIIVARQGCHGRSLATISASDSCNLHNRFAPLLPGFDLVPFNDLPALHAAVDAQTVAIMLEPIQSDAGVIPATEHYLKGVERLCRELGILLILDEVQTGIGRCGTLLAEQSYGVRADIVVLGKGLGGGVPLAALLARGKACCFDSGELGGTHHGNALMTAAGLVVLDSVQDRAFLEQIRENGQHLREGLARLAHRYEHGELRGQGLFWGLTLSEDSAEAVVKAALHEGLLLNAPQANCLRFTPALTVSKANIDEMLLRLARAFSRVRTAQLQCRKGIAV, encoded by the coding sequence ATGAATCTGTTCAGCCTGCGGCGCCAGACGCCGAGCCTCGATGACCTGGCTTTTGAAACCCATGAATCGGATGCCGCTGACGGCCTGAATGCCGAGCGCCTGATGCCCAGCGTCGAACGCCCGCAACAGGTGTTCGTTCGCGGCCAGGGTTCCTGGCTGTGGGACAGCAATGACCGCGCCTATCTGGACTTTTCCCAGGCCGGTGGCGCTAACAGCCTCGGCCACAGCCCTTCGGCACTGGTCAAAGCCATCGCCAGCCAGGCCCAGGCCCTGATCAATCCCGGCTTCAATCTGCACAATCGCGGCATGCTCAGCCTCGCCGAGCGTCTGTGTGCCAGTACCTCAAGCGATCAAGCATATTTGCTCAACAGTGGCAGCGAAGCCTGTGAAGCCGCAATCAAGCTGGCGCGTAAATGGGGTCAACTGCATCGCGGTGGTGCCTCGCGGATCATTGTCGCCAGACAAGGCTGCCACGGACGTAGTCTGGCGACGATTTCGGCGTCGGACAGTTGCAACCTGCATAATCGCTTTGCGCCGCTGCTGCCGGGCTTTGATCTGGTGCCGTTCAATGACCTGCCAGCGCTGCATGCCGCGGTCGATGCGCAGACCGTGGCGATCATGCTCGAACCGATCCAGAGCGATGCCGGTGTGATTCCTGCGACTGAGCATTACCTCAAGGGTGTCGAGCGCCTGTGCCGTGAGCTGGGGATTCTGCTGATTCTCGACGAGGTGCAGACCGGCATCGGCCGCTGCGGCACCTTGCTCGCCGAACAATCCTACGGCGTGCGCGCCGATATCGTCGTGCTCGGCAAAGGCCTCGGCGGTGGCGTGCCACTGGCTGCATTGCTGGCGCGAGGCAAGGCCTGCTGTTTCGACTCCGGCGAGTTGGGCGGGACTCATCACGGCAACGCGCTGATGACCGCTGCAGGGCTGGTGGTGCTAGACAGCGTGCAGGACCGCGCATTCCTCGAACAGATCCGGGAAAACGGCCAGCATCTGCGCGAAGGGCTCGCTCGTCTGGCGCATCGTTATGAACATGGCGAGTTGCGCGGGCAAGGGCTGTTTTGGGGACTGACCCTGTCGGAAGACTCTGCCGAGGCCGTCGTCAAAGCTGCGCTCCATGAAGGTTTGCTGCTCAACGCCCCGCAGGCCAACTGCCTGCGCTTCACCCCGGCGCTTACCGTCAGCAAGGCCAATATCGACGAAATGCTCCTGCGTCTCGCCCGCGCCTTCTCCCGGGTACGTACTGCGCAACTGCAATGCCGAAAAGGGATTGCCGTCTGA